The following proteins come from a genomic window of Theileria equi strain WA chromosome 2 map unlocalized gcontig_1105316255037, whole genome shotgun sequence:
- a CDS encoding hypothetical protein (encoded by transcript BEWA_043200A), translating into MSFVSKICTYSRAAVCANSSCYLRYKGFINNVDSSKSEKTSKPLKCFDLVQRDVFWCSQALSLHGFVYPIEISTCISEYICKNKRNRLALRKKRKRMGERISLRYR; encoded by the coding sequence ATGTCTTTCGTCTCGAAAATTTGTACGTATTCCAGAGCCGCTGTGTGTGCTAACAGTAGTTGCTACTTGAGGTATAAGGGCTTTATTAATAATGTTGACTCTAGTAAATCCGAAAAAACTTCAAAACCTCTAAAATGCTTTGATTTGGTCCAAAGAGACGTTTTTTGGTGCTCCCAAGCTCTTTCTCTGCATGGATTCGTGTATCCTATCGAGATATCCACATGTATTTCAGAATACATCTGCAAAAACAAGCGTAATAGACTTGCTTTAAGGAAAAAAAGGAAACGAATGGGAGAAAGAATAAGTCTAAGGTATAGATAG
- a CDS encoding hypothetical protein (encoded by transcript BEWA_043210A) has translation MKTKSTWRRVMYKDQKFPANYIDDDFLKGLDANGYNVYSMNDICPKTLHVIDHVSTMILMGKVYFSMNKGTIQLRFIIISIVVSMLMLSILMVLNKISWMESIRQIRMMLIIYLTIQLFQPVLQTLISPFSDDTVHALAFLVSVINIITQDYDLTHVREEYMRDVDVIPLNCLVLISIVLSSRFANSKQASAYLQLFLLYVNHFNSHIVGRTFSLLPQIKRCILV, from the exons ATGAAGACCAAATCAACCTGGAGGCGCGTTATGTACAAAGACCAAAAGTTTCCAGCAAACTACATAGATGATGATTTTCTAAAGGGTCTGGATGCAAACG GTTACAACGTCTATAGCATGAATGATATTTGTCCTAAAACGTTACACGTGATTGATCACGTAAGTACCATGATATTGATGGGAAAAGTTTATTTTTCAATGAATAAGGGCACGATTCAACTAAG GTTCATTATAATATCCATTGTGGTTTCTATGCTAATGTTAAGCATCTTGATGGTCTTAAATAAAATCTCTTGGATGG AGTCTATAAGACAAATTAGAATGATGCTTATAATTTACCTTACAATTCAG TTGTTTCAGCCTGTACTACAAACGCTAATATCACCCTTCAGTGACGACACGGTTCATGCGCTGGCATTTT TGGTTTCTGTGATTAATATAATAACACAAGACTATGATCTAAC ACATGTGAGAGAGGAATATATGCGAGATGTGGATGTTATACCACTAAACTGTTTGGTGTTAATATCAATCGTTTTGTCATCAAGGTTTGCAAATTCAAAGCAG GCCTCCGCTTATCTGCAACTTTTTCTTCTGTATGTCAACCATTTTAATAGTCATATTGTTGGTAGAACATTTTCTCTCCTGCCGCAAATAAAACGCTGCATTTTGGTATAG
- a CDS encoding conserved hypothetical protein (encoded by transcript BEWA_043220A) — translation MFLQYGANVFANKFQDSMLSLYPYGDYSSFEDPGSFVREMDAVVNNLVDLSGKLVASINAELEEASNYDLQSANETSNLNAAEVINKMLARQVVTDLLVYKFSYLHEMYKNASVKLKKMPETNPLFDDMPFDPPLTRMVIYEWVRNMVKTFNEAAMVEDKLSRTWTEIRDEINSNPKEPSKY, via the coding sequence atgtTCCTCCAATATGGAGCGAATGTATTTGCAAATAAGTTCCAAGACAGTATGCTAAGTTTGTACCCTTACGGAGATTACTCATCGTTTGAGGACCCTGGTAGCTTTGTGAGGGAGATGGATGCAGTTGTCAACAATCTTGTAGACTTATCCGGAAAACTGGTAGCATCTATCAATGCAGAATTGGAAGAAGCATCAAATTATGATTTACAGTCTGCTAACGAAACATCTAATCTGAATGCAGCCGAGGTTATAAACAAAATGCTGGCAAGGCAGGTTGTAACTGATTTACTGGTGTATAAGTTTTCTTATCTTCAtgaaatgtacaagaatgcATCGGTGAAGTTAAAGAAAATGCCCGAGACAAATCCGTTGTTCGATGATATGCCATTTGATCCACCACTAACAAGAATGGTGATCTATGAATGGGTTAGAAACATGGTCAAGACATTTAATGAAGCTGCTATGGTTGAAGACAAGTTGTCTAGAACCTGGACCGAAATAAGAGATGAAATAAACAGCAATCCAAAAGAACCAAGCAAATATTAA
- a CDS encoding conserved hypothetical protein (encoded by transcript BEWA_043230A), with the protein MISSILIFSYCIQFYAWGLSTILYGPGYPNRFACLHDVYGVALSNFRIPEILNTRIVSAPDHVSRVVEGPQDISLERELTQATLRLVRESHMLKNGLIYPDIMESLQMRIAEDYVAAHSAVVSLNTLRVLQYIINTLNAFAKDNVKYSRGLKDDNAKFLVCSAIVYAKVSDKLERQRTKRLQKLKDETKRISFNLTTFGKVKTTGDLSLFKSGFITNNIFVGISIVVTGIFWIM; encoded by the coding sequence ATGATATCATCgattttgattttttcGTACTGCATCCAATTTTATGCATGGGGACTTAGTACAATATTGTACGGTCCTGGGTACCCAAATAGGTTTGCATGTCTGCATGATGTTTACGGTGTTGCCCTTAGCAACTTTAGAATCCCAGAAATACTAAATACAAGGATTGTAAGTGCCCCTGATCATGTTTCAAGGGTCGTAGAGGGGCCTCAGGATATAAGTTTGGAAAGGGAACTCACCCAGGCAACGTTGAGGTTGGTTAGAGAATCTCATATGCTAAAAAATGGCCTTATATACCCAGATATTATGGAAAGCCTTCAGATGCGCATAGCAGAAGATTATGTTGCTGCGCATTCAGCTGTGGTATCTTTGAACACATTGAGGGTATTGCAGTACATTATCAACACACTCAACGCATTCGCCAAGGATAACGTTAAGTATAGCCGTGGtttaaaggatgataatgcaaaatttttggtcTGTAGTGCAATTGTCTACGCTAAAGTTTCAGACAAATTGGAGAGACAAAGGACAAAACGTTTGCAAAAACTCAAAGATGAGACTAAACGCATAAGTTTCAATCTAACAACCTTTGGAAAAGTTAAAACTACGGGAGATTTATCGTTGTTTAAGTCGGGATTCATAACTAACAATATATTTGTTGGAATCAGTATCGTTGTTACTGGCATATTTTGGATTATGTGa